In Nicotiana tabacum cultivar K326 chromosome 10, ASM71507v2, whole genome shotgun sequence, the DNA window TAGATATGTAGCAGTAAGGATACAATCCCCCCAAAAATGAAGTGGTAGTTTTGATTGGTATAGTAAATCCCTTGCTGTTTCAAGTaaatttttatgttttctttcaaTAATCCCATTTAGTTGTGGTGTGTAAGGGCAAGAAGTTTGGTGCAAGACACCTTTGGACTGAAAAAATTGTGTGGCTTCAAGACTGGTTCCAAGCTCTAAAGCATTGTCAGATCTAATAGCTTTAATTTTGAGATTAAATTGGGTCTCAACCATAGAAAAGAATGATTTGAGAATGGATAAGGCATTTCCCTTATTGCTGAGTAAGTGTGTCAAGTTAGTCCTGCTACAGTCATCTACTAGAGTTAGAAAATATTTATAGCATTTTTTTGTGACATGTTATAAGGTCCCTACACATCCACATGAACAAGATCGAAAATATGAGGAGAATGAGATTGACTAGTAGAGAGGGGAATTCTTTGTTGTCTGGCAAGGGGACAAACATGACAGAGAAAAGGTTGTTTATCACAAGAAGACACATTTAAAGCATCTATCTTTTGCAATTTTGAGAAAGGAATATGGCCTAGTCTGTGATGCCACAAAACATGAGTTTTATTCACACTTATTGTATTTACATGAGCAGAAAAAGGTAGAGACACAGCAGAAGACATAGGAGATGGATGAGAAAAGCTGGGTTCAGAAAATGAGTCTTCATTGAGATGTAAGAGATAAAGCCTTTCAACCACCTTACCAAGTACCAATGGCTTCTTCAGTGAAGGGCCCTGGAGAAAACAACAATATCGTGAGAAGGATAGAAGCACATCAGTATAAAAAATATCGAAAAGAAATTTGTTCACAGAAATCAAGTTATAGCTGAAAGTGGGTACAAGCAGGACTTTGGTCAAAGTGATGGACGAGGTTAAATAAACAGATCCAAAAGTAGAAACCTTTACTTTCTATCCATTAGGTAAAGAGACAAGACGTGGTATTGGTAAAGTGATTAAGTTTGAAAGCAATGATATGTTGGAGGTCATATGGTCAGTCGCACCAGAGTCAAATATCTAGACATCGGAACTTAGCATACTACTTAGACAAGTGCAAGTACCACAACTCATAAAACAGGAAGCAAATATACCTGCAAAAGTAGCATTAGCAGTAGCAGAGGATGCTCCTATATTTTGAACTCCATCAGTGACTTGCACATTCTGAAGAATGTTCATTAAATACTTATACTGCTCTGTAGTTATGGTGGTTGAAGTAGCCATGTTACGTGGATTCTCTTCTATTTTAGGCTCTGGGGTAGTAATGACATTAGCAGCAACTCTCATATTCTTGTTGTTGAGCTTGAAATTCTGTGAAAATCCATGCAGTTTGAAACATTTATCTATAGTATGTCCATTGTTCTTGCAGTATCTAGCTTTTTGGGATCAAAATTTCTTTTATGAGTTTGATTGTTGAAAGTGTACTTCTAATGTTGGTTTACATTGTTGTAGACTGGTTTGGGTATGGAACTTGAACCGACAGACAAAGAGGAAGTCCCAGCAGAGAAAGCAGTAGAGTCAGTATGAAAATTTGGTGCATTATGAATGCCTCTTTGTTTTTCATCTTGGATGACTAATGAATAAGCTCTGCCCACATCAGGAAAAGGTTGCATCATCAAAATATTTCCTCTGGCATTATTAAAAATCTCATTTAGTCCCATGAGGAATTGCATTAGCTTCTGATTCTCCATCCTTTTCATCATTTTGTGTTTACCCCCGCAATTACAATCGCAAATACAGTAGGACTCTGGATCCAGTGACTTCATCTCATCCCAAAGTCTTTTCACTTTGTTAAAGTAACCACTTACATCAGATGAACTCTGGGAGGCTGAAACCAAGTCCTTCTCAACTTCATACATCCTAGCACCATTTGACTGCCCGTACCTCTAATTTAGTTCATCCCAAATTCCTTTTGCAGTCTTTGTGAATATCAAACTTTGTGCAATCTCAGGATCTAGAGAATTGAGGATCCAACTGATGACCATGTGGTTAACTTGTTCCCACTGATCAAGGAGAGGAGAGGTTGGCGCAGGTTGAGGGAAGCTACCATTTATGAATCCTATTTTCTTCTTTGTGGACAGAACAATTATAATCGCTCTCCTCCAGGCCCCAAAACAAGTACCATTAAATTGCTTAGCAACTAACATAAGTCCTGGATTATCAGAGGGACTGAGATAATACGGATGCGAAGGATGGAAAGTAATTTCATTACTGTGGTCTATGAATTCATTATCACTGATAGCAGAGTCATTATCCCCCATTGTAAGGTCAATTTATCACACACTTACAAACCTTACAAAAGCAGAactaattaaagagatgaaaaggGTAATCTTACGAAGCTTCGTCACAAATCCAGTAGCAAAAGGCCAGAAAAACGAAAATTTCAGTAAGTCACCGGATCAAATTCAGCAAAAAATACCAAATATGGAGCAAACTGTTGCAATCagtagaaaaaaaaaggaattcgCCAAAAACTGATTATCAGAGATAAATCCTCCAAACGAAAACTCCGATATGAGATcgacgaaaagaaaaaaaactctgATCAAAATATTAgggtttttttatttctttttttttagcaGAAATTCTCCGCGAAAATTAGCGTATGACCTTCACCACGAAAGTCACTACATGAACTAAGCTACATGGTttccatggctctgataccatgttcgAATCGATTCAGGATCAGAAATATGTGCAACAGATTAATGAAGAAGAGATAAGCATGTTCTGGAGAAAAGTGTGGAAATGAACGACTAAGGCTCCAAAGTAGAGCCAATTCTCATTATATACAAAGTCACAAGAGTGTTGGGTTAAAACCCGTACATAAATGTGTACCCAATTACAATAATTAATCACATGTCTAATACAAAAATGAAACTAGCTAAAGTAAGCCCAAATACAGGAAAGCATATATCTCAACAGAGCAGGTTCAACTTGTCAATTTCTTGTCACCAATTAAttgttttttctttcattttatattcaaaagtcaaaacttggttcGACTAATTCGAGTTCACATCTAGTAGAGTCCACTAATATAAAGTGCTCCCGACTAATTCAAGTTCACATTAGAGTCCATTAAAAGGGTAAAATGTTCCTTACAAGACTTCTGTTTAAGGGGTGAAAGAATATTCCTGACCAATCAATTTCATTGTCATAAGATACAGCAACATACCAGCGGATTCCTAGTTTCTTGAACATGAGTGCACCACAAATAAAAGTAGAAAAAATATTAAGTGGGACTAGATGCCTATTCCTATGGGTAAATAACCTAGTATTCAACCAAGTGCAACATTCAGTCTTTTTTGGAGCATGGGTAAATAAATTAGTTTTCAATCAAGTGTACAATTCAATATTTCTGGAGCATGGGtggtgtgagcacctaattttttaccataaTCGGATTTTTTTACCATTTTGTAGCATGTAAGTATTATTTGAGTTTAATCTACacattttagcttttgttttaccttttgtGGATTTTTCTTAGGAAATTAAAACTCATAAAAGATTCACATTTTTTAATTACTAGCTTTATTttaatttgcaaaagaaaaaaaattcacaaaaatatatctttttcttctaattttgatAAGGCTagcaattttataactttttccttcataatttgttatatttttctagtttttagtTTTAGTGTAGTCTTTAATTTTGATTGTctttaataaaaagaaaaagaaaaaaaaagaaccaaTGCAAAAGGACAACCTAGCAAGATTCTTTCATATCTTTTTAACAAACTCACATGCTCTCTATAGTTGGGCATACAGATTTTCAATCTGGCCAATCCTTCCAAAGCCCAATAactaataataatagtaataaactACTACAAGCCCAAGACCATGCTAACAACCACTTACTGGATGCTGATAAACTGCCGCCCATAATAACCAATCCTCTTTCCCTTAACCCTAAGCCTACATTACTAAAAGATCACTCTTTAATCTTAGTTGATTATCACACGTCTCATCAGAATTTCATGACACCTATTCTACCCTTGCCATGTAACCCGCCACACACTTTTATAAGCCAATCAACATTAACCAAGTTAGAAGGATCTTTACAAAGTTCGGACACGTTGAGTCCACCTCAACCTAAAGAAGTAAAAACCTTGCATGCTACCGTAAATACACTCACTTCTAAATACACTCACTTCTGATGATAGGTTTCCTCAAAACCCATGTAAACCACATGATGATACTTCATGTGAATATCATAATGATAAACCCATTATCTTATCTCCTTCACTCACTAATATTTATCCTCCACTAGTTCAAACTTCCACGCCTAGTACGACTATTCCCTCTGAAGCAAAAAAACTACCATACTCTATTTTCAATGCAGAGACCAACATTCATAAGTATGACTCGGAGTCAGTTTCTGAGGGCAAATTTACAGACCAACAACCAATTTTTCCATCTTCCTCAACTGCCTCAGAGTACATCACCTCTGATATACACGTCCCAGATAATGACCACAGACCTTCCTCTCCAATCTTGGCTGGAAATGGGATTGCAGGGATATGCTCTAGTATTTACACTACAACTCAATAACCAAGAGATGGTGCTGCTCATACAGAACCCAACACATCTAGCAGAAATAGTGACAGAAGGGATGAGGTTGGGAATGGAAGCCTACAACCAAAATCATTGGTACACGACCCAAACTCCTCTTCCAATGGAGCACCAGGCTTCCAGCTCCACTCATCAACCTTGGACATATCAGTTCACCCAGATGAATCCAACCTGGGATCACACAGTAAATCTACTACCTTTTTATCCACCCCATCATATGGGTCTGGTCTATGCTCCTTGGTTTCAAGCTCTGGACTCCATCAATCCACTC includes these proteins:
- the LOC142165429 gene encoding uncharacterized protein LOC142165429, giving the protein MGDNDSAISDNEFIDHSNEITFHPSHPYYLSPSDNPGLMLVAKQFNGTCFGAWRRAIIIVLSTKKKIGFINGSFPQPAPTSPLLDQWEQVNHMVISWILNSLDPEIAQSLIFTKTAKGIWDELN